A region of Thermococcus argininiproducens DNA encodes the following proteins:
- a CDS encoding thiamine-phosphate kinase — MEREIIELFMRHLKLQGDLPLGDDAGAIKWESGWLVVTNDMLVKATDVPDIMTPEQVGFKVFTMNVSDVAAMGATPIGFLFSIGVPKDFEMEYLEGISKGIARASEFYRTPIISADTNEACDLIIDGIALGKTKRLLTRSSAKIGDLVCVTGDIGRPLAGLKVYFENLEVGERTRKVLYEKLLGPTARVREGVVLGRYANSAIDISDGMSKELHLIADMSGVKILVDSEKLPIREEVFEAAELLGLDPIEIALASGEEFELIFTIPEEHLDKLDFDFTVIGKVEKGDGVYLRRDGKIKKMPILGWEHLTKP, encoded by the coding sequence GTGGAGCGTGAGATAATAGAACTCTTCATGAGACACCTTAAACTTCAGGGAGATCTACCTTTAGGAGACGATGCTGGTGCGATAAAATGGGAAAGCGGATGGTTAGTTGTCACAAATGACATGTTGGTAAAAGCTACGGATGTTCCGGATATAATGACACCTGAACAGGTAGGATTTAAGGTCTTCACAATGAATGTTAGTGATGTTGCAGCTATGGGTGCAACACCAATAGGATTTCTGTTTTCCATTGGAGTCCCAAAAGATTTTGAGATGGAGTACTTGGAAGGGATTTCAAAGGGAATTGCTAGGGCATCTGAGTTTTATAGAACGCCAATAATAAGTGCTGATACAAATGAAGCCTGTGATCTGATAATTGATGGAATAGCTCTTGGAAAGACTAAGAGATTACTTACGAGAAGTAGTGCAAAAATTGGGGACTTGGTCTGTGTTACTGGAGATATCGGGAGACCTCTGGCTGGGCTTAAAGTATATTTTGAGAACCTTGAAGTAGGAGAGAGGACAAGAAAAGTGCTTTACGAGAAGCTTTTGGGGCCAACAGCGAGAGTTAGAGAGGGAGTTGTTTTAGGGAGGTATGCAAACTCCGCTATAGACATAAGCGATGGCATGAGTAAGGAATTGCACTTGATAGCAGATATGAGCGGCGTTAAAATTTTAGTTGATTCAGAAAAACTGCCCATAAGGGAAGAGGTATTTGAAGCCGCTGAGCTCTTGGGTCTAGACCCAATTGAGATTGCCTTAGCGTCTGGAGAAGAGTTTGAGCTCATCTTTACAATTCCTGAGGAGCACTTGGATAAGCTTGACTTTGATTTCACTGTGATTGGGAAGGTCGAAAAAGGAGATGGGGTTTATTTAAGGAGAGATGGGAAAATCAAAAAGATGCCGATTCTAGGATGGGAGCATCTAACGAAACCCTAA
- a CDS encoding helix-turn-helix domain-containing protein, which yields MKRIKFKVPLHQEMFEMFKEFLKAIEWGYGDTYFILDDEVVKITEVKFKEGVNPEEIIGSLKKLPYMKELKLLPKNDHHIIYSRIDVKSTPFPTEQADKILDLQRKGLVVFEKGTFDGNSIILYVICEDPLLSEVISTVREVYNGSILSIEDYVPEDNPLLKLSKRQREILLLAYKSGYFDNPRKVTLKDLAEMLGLSVSTVKEHLRKAQKKILGEIIGEPT from the coding sequence ATGAAAAGAATAAAGTTCAAAGTTCCACTCCACCAGGAAATGTTTGAGATGTTTAAAGAATTTCTTAAGGCTATAGAGTGGGGTTATGGAGATACCTACTTTATACTTGACGATGAGGTCGTTAAAATAACAGAAGTAAAGTTCAAAGAAGGGGTTAACCCGGAAGAGATTATTGGAAGCCTTAAAAAACTTCCTTATATGAAAGAGCTTAAATTGCTCCCAAAAAATGATCATCATATAATTTACAGCAGGATTGACGTGAAGAGCACTCCCTTCCCAACGGAGCAAGCTGATAAAATTCTTGACCTTCAAAGGAAAGGGCTTGTGGTATTTGAAAAGGGAACTTTTGATGGGAATTCAATTATCCTCTATGTTATCTGTGAAGATCCTCTTTTAAGTGAAGTTATTTCTACAGTCAGGGAAGTTTATAATGGGAGTATCCTAAGCATCGAAGATTATGTCCCTGAAGATAACCCTCTCTTAAAACTAAGCAAACGACAGCGAGAGATTTTATTATTGGCATATAAGAGCGGTTACTTTGACAATCCCCGTAAGGTAACGCTCAAAGATTTGGCTGAGATGCTTGGTTTAAGTGTATCAACAGTCAAGGAGCATTTAAGGAAGGCGCAGAAGAAGATTTTGGGAGAGATTATTGGAGAGCCCACATAG
- a CDS encoding PIN domain-containing protein, translating to MDKIAVVVGSNVIFAALVREQGLNRYVVAIFPEIFPFFYPSGLREEIIKHIREITAKTSLSAKEIMIALKAILEPMTPISLDKLKKHISQAQRYTNDKDDAVFVACALAIRESYEHVILLTWNLKDYQNKELEKNRIYTVTPEEFLRTLRLKYQREEKINEISSRNTIAKLYKILISVSLEDQN from the coding sequence ATGGACAAAATTGCAGTAGTAGTTGGTTCTAATGTTATTTTTGCAGCTCTTGTGAGGGAGCAAGGTCTAAATCGTTATGTTGTTGCCATATTTCCAGAGATATTCCCGTTCTTTTATCCTTCTGGATTAAGAGAAGAGATTATAAAACATATCAGAGAAATCACCGCAAAGACAAGCCTGAGTGCTAAAGAAATAATGATTGCTCTAAAAGCAATTCTCGAACCGATGACACCAATAAGCCTCGATAAACTGAAAAAACACATTTCTCAGGCCCAGAGATACACAAATGATAAAGATGATGCAGTATTTGTTGCATGTGCTCTTGCCATTAGAGAATCTTATGAACATGTGATTCTTCTCACATGGAATCTAAAAGACTACCAAAACAAAGAACTTGAGAAAAATAGAATCTATACTGTGACTCCTGAAGAGTTTCTTAGAACACTTCGACTCAAATATCAAAGAGAAGAAAAAATAAACGAAATATCTAGTAGAAATACAATTGCAAAGCTCTATAAAATTTTAATATCCGTTAGTCTAGAAGATCAAAACTAA